In Homo sapiens chromosome 11, GRCh38.p14 Primary Assembly, one DNA window encodes the following:
- the CHST1 gene encoding carbohydrate sulfotransferase 1 isoform X1 has translation MQCSWKAVLLLALASIAIQYTAIRTFTAKSFHTCPGLAEAGLAERLCEESPTFAYNLSRKTHILILATTRSGSSFVGQLFNQHLDVFYLFEPLYHVQNTLIPRFTQGKSPADRRVMLGASRDLLRSLYDCDLYFLENYIKPPPVNHTTDRIFRRGASRVLCSRPVCDPPGPADLVLEEGDCVRKCGLLNLTVAAEACRERSHVAIKTVRVPEVNDLRALVEDPRLNLKVIQLVRDPRGILASRSETFRDTYRLWRLWYGTGRKPYNLDVTQLTTVCEDFSNSVSTGLMRPPWLKGKYMLVRYEDLARNPMKKTEEIYGFLGIPLDSHVARWIQNNTRGDPTLGKHKYGTVRNSAATAEKWRFRLSYDIVAFAQNACQQVLAQLGYKIAASEEELKNPSSVVMLSVCLSLVAAPGPVMTDESYELLIDLGVHL, from the exons ATGCAATGTTCCTGGAAGGCCGTCCTCCTCCTTGCCCTGGCCTCCATTGCCATCCAGTACACGGCCATCCGCACCTTCACCGCCAAGTCCTTTCACACCTGCCCCGGGCTGGCAGAGGCCGGGCTGGCCGAGCGACTGTGCGAGGAGAGCCCCACCTTCGCCTACAACCTCTCCCGCAAGACCCACATCCTCATCCTGGCCACCACGCGCAGTGGCTCCTCCTTCGTGGGCCAGCTCTTCAACCAGCACCTGGACGTCTTCTACCTGTTTGAGCCCCTCTACCACGTCCAGAACACGCTCATCCCCCGCTTCACCCAGGGCAAGAGCCCGGCCGACCGGCGGGTCATGCTAGGCGCCAGCCGCGACCTCCTGCGGAGCCTCTACGACTGCGACCTCTACTTCCTGGAGAACTACATCAAGCCGCCGCCGGTCAACCACACCACCGACAGGATCTTCCGCCGCGGGGCCAGCCGGGTCCTCTGCTCCCGGCCTGTGTGCGACCCTCCGGGGCCAGCCGACCTGGTCCTGGAGGAGGGGGACTGTGTGCGCAAGTGCGGGCTACTCAACCTGACCGTGGCGGCCGAGGCGTGCCGCGAGCGCAGCCACGTGGCCATCAAGACGGTGCGCGTGCCCGAGGTGAACGACCTGCGCGCCCTGGTGGAAGACCCGCGATTAAACCTCAAGGTCATCCAGCTGGTCCGAGACCCCCGCGGCATTCTGGCTTCGCGCAGCGAGACCTTCCGCGACACGTACCGGCTCTGGCGGCTCTGGTACGGCACCGGGAGGAAACCCTACAACCTGGACGTGACGCAGCTGACCACGGTGTGCGAGGACTTCTCCAACTCCGTGTCCACCGGCCTCATGCGGCCCCCGTGGCTCAAGGGCAAGTACATGTTGGTGCGCTACGAGGACCTGGCTCGGAACCCTATGAAGAAGACCGAGGAGATCTACGGGTTCCTGGGCATCCCGCTGGACAGCCACGTGGCCCGCTGGATCCAGAACAACACGCGGGGCGACCCCACCCTGGGCAAGCACAAATACGGCACCGTGCGAAACTCGGCGGCCACGGCCGAGAAGTGGCGCTTCCGCCTCTCCTACGACATCGTGGCCTTTGCCCAGAACGCCTGCCAGCAGGTGCTGGCCCAGCTGGGCTACAAGATCGCCGCCTCGGAGGAGGAGCTGAAGAACCCCTCG TCTGTGGTGatgctgtctgtctgtctgagtCTCGTGGCCGCCCCTGGACCAGTGATGACTGATGAATCTTATGAGCTTCTGATTGATCTCGGGGTCCATCTGTGA
- the CHST1 gene encoding carbohydrate sulfotransferase 1 yields MQCSWKAVLLLALASIAIQYTAIRTFTAKSFHTCPGLAEAGLAERLCEESPTFAYNLSRKTHILILATTRSGSSFVGQLFNQHLDVFYLFEPLYHVQNTLIPRFTQGKSPADRRVMLGASRDLLRSLYDCDLYFLENYIKPPPVNHTTDRIFRRGASRVLCSRPVCDPPGPADLVLEEGDCVRKCGLLNLTVAAEACRERSHVAIKTVRVPEVNDLRALVEDPRLNLKVIQLVRDPRGILASRSETFRDTYRLWRLWYGTGRKPYNLDVTQLTTVCEDFSNSVSTGLMRPPWLKGKYMLVRYEDLARNPMKKTEEIYGFLGIPLDSHVARWIQNNTRGDPTLGKHKYGTVRNSAATAEKWRFRLSYDIVAFAQNACQQVLAQLGYKIAASEEELKNPSVSLVEERDFRPFS; encoded by the coding sequence ATGCAATGTTCCTGGAAGGCCGTCCTCCTCCTTGCCCTGGCCTCCATTGCCATCCAGTACACGGCCATCCGCACCTTCACCGCCAAGTCCTTTCACACCTGCCCCGGGCTGGCAGAGGCCGGGCTGGCCGAGCGACTGTGCGAGGAGAGCCCCACCTTCGCCTACAACCTCTCCCGCAAGACCCACATCCTCATCCTGGCCACCACGCGCAGTGGCTCCTCCTTCGTGGGCCAGCTCTTCAACCAGCACCTGGACGTCTTCTACCTGTTTGAGCCCCTCTACCACGTCCAGAACACGCTCATCCCCCGCTTCACCCAGGGCAAGAGCCCGGCCGACCGGCGGGTCATGCTAGGCGCCAGCCGCGACCTCCTGCGGAGCCTCTACGACTGCGACCTCTACTTCCTGGAGAACTACATCAAGCCGCCGCCGGTCAACCACACCACCGACAGGATCTTCCGCCGCGGGGCCAGCCGGGTCCTCTGCTCCCGGCCTGTGTGCGACCCTCCGGGGCCAGCCGACCTGGTCCTGGAGGAGGGGGACTGTGTGCGCAAGTGCGGGCTACTCAACCTGACCGTGGCGGCCGAGGCGTGCCGCGAGCGCAGCCACGTGGCCATCAAGACGGTGCGCGTGCCCGAGGTGAACGACCTGCGCGCCCTGGTGGAAGACCCGCGATTAAACCTCAAGGTCATCCAGCTGGTCCGAGACCCCCGCGGCATTCTGGCTTCGCGCAGCGAGACCTTCCGCGACACGTACCGGCTCTGGCGGCTCTGGTACGGCACCGGGAGGAAACCCTACAACCTGGACGTGACGCAGCTGACCACGGTGTGCGAGGACTTCTCCAACTCCGTGTCCACCGGCCTCATGCGGCCCCCGTGGCTCAAGGGCAAGTACATGTTGGTGCGCTACGAGGACCTGGCTCGGAACCCTATGAAGAAGACCGAGGAGATCTACGGGTTCCTGGGCATCCCGCTGGACAGCCACGTGGCCCGCTGGATCCAGAACAACACGCGGGGCGACCCCACCCTGGGCAAGCACAAATACGGCACCGTGCGAAACTCGGCGGCCACGGCCGAGAAGTGGCGCTTCCGCCTCTCCTACGACATCGTGGCCTTTGCCCAGAACGCCTGCCAGCAGGTGCTGGCCCAGCTGGGCTACAAGATCGCCGCCTCGGAGGAGGAGCTGAAGAACCCCTCGGTCAGCCTGGTGGAGGAGCGGGACTTCCGCCCCTTCTCGTGA